In Prevotella sp. oral taxon 475, one DNA window encodes the following:
- a CDS encoding HAD family hydrolase, translating to MSINVSLFDFDGTLTTRDTLLAFIRFAKGRRRLLCGLLLHLPMLLSMKLHLYPNGRAKERLFSFFFAGTTVAQFRQLCIAFAREHRHLLRPQGLETLEKAQSEGQMVFVVSASIETWVRPFFPQLPEGHVVGTQVEVINGRLTGRFATPNCYGPEKVRRIQPLLPPRHECHITAYGDSRGDQEMFNYAHQTFFQPFRTR from the coding sequence ATGTCTATAAACGTCTCTCTATTCGACTTCGACGGCACCCTCACCACTCGCGACACGCTGCTCGCCTTCATCCGCTTTGCCAAAGGACGGCGACGACTGTTGTGCGGGCTCCTGCTCCATCTACCCATGCTTCTGTCCATGAAGCTACACCTCTATCCCAATGGCCGAGCCAAGGAGCGGCTCTTCAGCTTCTTCTTCGCAGGGACGACCGTCGCGCAGTTCCGCCAACTCTGTATCGCATTTGCCCGTGAGCATCGTCATCTGCTGCGGCCGCAGGGCCTCGAGACGCTCGAAAAAGCACAGAGCGAGGGGCAAATGGTGTTCGTCGTCAGTGCCAGTATTGAAACCTGGGTGAGGCCATTCTTTCCGCAACTGCCCGAGGGGCATGTCGTGGGAACGCAGGTAGAGGTGATCAACGGCCGACTCACGGGTCGATTTGCCACGCCCAACTGCTACGGTCCCGAGAAAGTGCGTCGCATCCAGCCCCTCCTGCCCCCGAGACACGAATGTCATATCACAGCCTACGGCGACAGTCGGGGCGATCAAGAAATGTTCAACTATGCCCATCAAACGTTTTTTCAACCCTTCCGAACCCGGTAG
- a CDS encoding acyltransferase: MTRFIPDHPLRSPEITRAEGALLRGMAIIGIVLHNYCHWLGSIVRENEYTFRQGNVDGLLSVLQHPDSRLPLHLLSFFGHYGVPIFLFLSAYGLEKKYAGKLLQSPPRTLTKRVRSVLGFMATHYLKLFRLMAVGFAIFLLVDTLTPHPWHYDIEKIGAQLLMLNNLFSQPDRMIWPGPYWFFGLMMQFYLLYRLVLYRRHWAVTAVLIAVCVVVQGLLPPDGDAMNRYRYNWMGGMLPFGFGLLYARFEKSLGTICQTSIRLFVGVALCVGLVFAMSLNFVGWTFAPAIVCMGGLLLAKTLTSAPFFGLLSQMLTWLGSISAALFVVHPIARKVIIPLSHQGHLYTGLLLYVVVSIILAWLLHQVIRRIPLPRLND, from the coding sequence ATGACACGCTTCATCCCTGATCATCCGCTTCGCAGTCCCGAAATAACGCGTGCCGAGGGAGCCTTGTTGCGCGGAATGGCTATCATCGGCATTGTGTTGCACAACTATTGTCATTGGCTCGGCTCGATTGTGCGGGAGAACGAATACACCTTTCGACAGGGAAACGTAGACGGATTGCTCTCTGTGTTGCAACACCCCGATAGCCGGTTGCCTCTGCATCTGCTGTCGTTTTTCGGGCATTACGGCGTGCCCATCTTCCTTTTTCTGAGTGCATACGGACTGGAAAAGAAGTACGCCGGCAAGCTTTTACAGTCGCCCCCAAGAACTCTCACCAAACGGGTGCGCAGCGTCTTGGGTTTCATGGCAACCCATTACCTTAAACTTTTTCGCCTGATGGCTGTGGGCTTTGCTATTTTCCTTCTCGTGGATACCCTCACACCGCATCCCTGGCACTATGATATAGAGAAGATCGGAGCGCAATTGTTAATGCTAAACAACCTCTTTTCGCAACCCGACCGCATGATTTGGCCCGGACCTTATTGGTTCTTCGGGTTAATGATGCAATTCTATCTGCTCTATCGACTGGTGCTCTATCGGCGGCATTGGGCTGTGACGGCGGTGCTGATCGCGGTCTGCGTGGTGGTGCAGGGACTGCTTCCGCCCGACGGAGATGCCATGAACCGGTATCGGTATAACTGGATGGGCGGAATGTTGCCTTTCGGTTTCGGACTGCTCTACGCCCGATTCGAAAAGTCCCTTGGCACCATTTGTCAGACAAGCATTCGGCTCTTTGTAGGCGTTGCGTTATGCGTCGGATTAGTGTTTGCTATGAGTCTGAACTTTGTGGGGTGGACCTTCGCCCCCGCTATCGTATGTATGGGCGGCCTCTTGTTGGCAAAAACACTGACGAGTGCTCCCTTTTTCGGTCTTCTTTCGCAGATGTTGACCTGGTTAGGAAGTATCTCGGCTGCACTATTTGTGGTTCACCCTATTGCCCGAAAGGTCATCATCCCCCTTTCTCATCAAGGCCATCTGTACACAGGACTGTTGCTTTACGTCGTCGTGTCTATCATTTTGGCATGGTTGCTTCATCAAGTCATCCGGCGCATTCCGCTGCCGCGCCTCAACGATTAA
- a CDS encoding decaprenyl-phosphate phosphoribosyltransferase, whose protein sequence is MRNLLRLLRPQQWIKNGFVLIPLFFGGKLFSPSASLSGIIAFFAFSFAASAIYCFNDIIDVEADRRHPVKRSRPIASGAVSLSWAYALMGWMVVLSVLLVTLLPIGRMQAGIVIAFYFVLNLAYCARLKRYAIVDVCVVAFGFVLRIFVGGFATGVTVSNWLVLMTYLLALFLSFAKRRDDVLRMNETGEPPRQNTIRYNLTFINQAITITGSVTLVCYIMYTVSPEVMTRFHAPNLYLTSILVLVGLLRYIQLTVVDRRSGDPTKLLLRDRFTQLLVAAWLLTFVVIIYWG, encoded by the coding sequence ATGAGAAACCTCTTGCGCCTTCTCCGTCCACAACAGTGGATCAAGAATGGATTTGTGCTCATCCCGTTGTTCTTCGGCGGAAAGCTCTTCTCCCCGTCGGCCTCCCTTTCTGGGATTATCGCCTTTTTTGCGTTCAGTTTTGCGGCCTCGGCCATCTATTGTTTCAATGATATAATTGATGTGGAGGCCGACCGTCGACACCCCGTCAAGCGTTCGCGCCCTATCGCCTCGGGCGCGGTGAGTCTGTCGTGGGCGTATGCGCTGATGGGTTGGATGGTTGTGCTCTCAGTTCTGCTCGTGACGCTGCTTCCCATCGGTCGAATGCAGGCGGGGATCGTTATCGCCTTCTACTTTGTACTCAACCTGGCCTATTGCGCCCGACTCAAGCGTTATGCCATTGTCGATGTATGTGTGGTAGCCTTCGGATTCGTGTTGCGCATCTTTGTGGGTGGATTTGCCACGGGCGTAACAGTGAGCAACTGGCTCGTACTGATGACCTACCTCCTGGCTCTGTTTCTTTCCTTTGCCAAGCGACGCGACGATGTACTGCGGATGAACGAGACAGGTGAACCTCCCCGGCAGAACACCATCCGATACAACCTCACCTTCATCAACCAAGCCATCACCATCACGGGCAGCGTCACGTTGGTGTGCTATATCATGTATACGGTGTCGCCCGAGGTGATGACCCGCTTCCATGCCCCCAACCTCTACCTCACGAGTATTCTTGTTCTCGTCGGACTCCTGCGATACATCCAACTCACAGTGGTAGATCGACGCAGCGGCGATCCGACTAAGCTTCTCCTGCGCGACCGCTTTACGCAACTCCTCGTCGCGGCCTGGCTCCTGACGTTTGTCGTGATTATCTATTGGGGATGA
- a CDS encoding acyltransferase: protein MQLKEFQWAGISRYRSELMGLAILFVILFHVSLPRTDAFFGLRRMGNIGVDLFFFLSGVGLWFSLAERTGLRRFFRRRYLRIYPTWLIVACLYYIPIYVKGGHNIRATIDLLGDILVNWNFWLHDELTFWYIPATMMLYFLAPGYVRLVSRHPVYRWLPLVAIVWCCAVQWVKPLNDAVGHLEIFWSRIPIFLLGMNCGQWVRDSRTETGSALWLLLLLIVLPLGTCLYMEQQLHGRFPLFAERMLYIPLSVSSLLLLSKLFSVVPERVRHALRFLGSLSLELYLLHAHFVLVHVERWRLTYWGTALVCLLLSLPLAWMLHRTVHILIKRFEK, encoded by the coding sequence ATGCAGTTGAAAGAATTTCAGTGGGCAGGAATCAGCCGATACCGCAGCGAATTGATGGGGCTGGCCATTCTCTTCGTCATTCTCTTCCATGTCTCGTTGCCCCGGACGGATGCCTTTTTCGGCCTTCGCCGCATGGGCAACATCGGTGTCGACCTCTTCTTCTTCCTCAGCGGCGTAGGCCTTTGGTTCTCGCTGGCAGAGCGGACGGGACTTAGGAGATTTTTCCGCCGTCGCTATCTACGCATCTATCCCACTTGGTTGATCGTGGCTTGTCTTTATTACATTCCGATCTATGTCAAGGGGGGACACAATATTCGGGCCACGATTGATCTCCTGGGCGACATTCTCGTCAACTGGAATTTTTGGTTGCACGACGAGCTCACCTTTTGGTACATCCCCGCCACGATGATGCTCTACTTTCTCGCGCCGGGCTATGTACGACTTGTGTCGCGTCATCCCGTCTACCGATGGCTGCCATTAGTAGCCATTGTGTGGTGTTGCGCGGTGCAGTGGGTAAAGCCCTTGAATGATGCGGTGGGGCATTTGGAGATTTTTTGGAGTCGCATTCCCATCTTTCTCCTCGGGATGAACTGCGGGCAATGGGTGCGTGACAGTCGAACCGAAACCGGTAGCGCATTGTGGCTTCTTCTCCTACTGATAGTCCTTCCGCTGGGCACGTGCCTCTACATGGAGCAGCAGTTGCATGGGCGGTTCCCACTTTTCGCAGAGCGAATGTTGTACATCCCGCTGTCAGTCTCAAGCCTATTATTGTTGAGCAAGTTGTTTTCAGTTGTCCCCGAGCGGGTAAGGCACGCCTTGCGATTCCTGGGCAGTCTGAGTTTGGAGCTCTATCTCCTTCACGCCCACTTCGTGTTAGTGCATGTGGAGCGTTGGAGACTCACCTATTGGGGAACGGCACTCGTCTGCCTTTTATTGTCGCTCCCCCTGGCGTGGATGCTCCACCGTACCGTGCATATTCTAATAAAGAGATTTGAAAAATGA
- a CDS encoding phosphoethanolamine transferase — MKFLEFTTRLFRGVFWPLRVNATFFFFMYVLGMVCAWCTLPVGRGAHLYEYLYAELLVDVYVLCAILALIPRCLRSWLRALLYLIIYATAAIDVYCYAQFGSTLTPTMLLLVAETNGREAGEFLATYLSFDLLFSKVGWILLVAGVHTLFVLRHFAPERWREEGRLLIDKLKKPILQQAMTTTWVGGVLFTGGLIWSVCLSAHNKTAMIRLMSGRNIGEVEHRLTEDKHAVLYQPVYRLVFSLYANTLAAQQIDQLITASTRATVDSCEYKSPHIVLIIGESYGKHHAQMYGYTMPTTPRQIRRERSGRLIKFTDVVSPWNLTSFVFKHLFSLYDVGSKGEWCDYPLFPELFRKAGYHVTFITNQFLPKAREAVYDFSGGFFLNHPVLSQAQFDTRNDRVYRFDESLLGEYDRLREQNTAHNLTIFHLMGQHVTYKQRYPTNRGRWTGTDYETLRPDLTRRQRQVLAEYDNAVLYNDSVVDQVIRRFEREEAIVIYVPDHGEECYEGNRGLICRNHSAEIDYDLAKYEFEIPFWIWCSRRYVLRHPEVYRAVIEARHRRFMTDALPHLLLYLAGIHTRDYKEENNLLSPTYNERRPRILKGKTDYDTLHP, encoded by the coding sequence ATGAAGTTTTTAGAATTCACAACGAGACTCTTCCGCGGGGTGTTTTGGCCCTTGCGGGTCAATGCCACTTTCTTTTTTTTCATGTACGTACTGGGTATGGTCTGTGCCTGGTGTACACTTCCAGTCGGCCGCGGAGCACATCTTTATGAATATCTCTATGCCGAACTATTGGTAGATGTCTATGTGTTGTGCGCAATTCTTGCGCTCATCCCTCGGTGTCTGCGATCTTGGCTGCGCGCGCTGCTCTACCTTATTATATATGCAACAGCAGCGATAGACGTGTATTGTTATGCCCAATTCGGCTCGACCCTTACGCCAACAATGCTACTGTTGGTAGCCGAAACCAATGGAAGAGAGGCCGGCGAATTTTTGGCAACCTATCTTTCTTTCGACCTTCTCTTCAGTAAAGTAGGCTGGATTTTGCTCGTCGCAGGGGTGCATACACTGTTTGTATTGCGCCATTTTGCACCGGAACGATGGCGAGAAGAAGGCCGCTTACTGATAGACAAACTCAAAAAGCCAATTCTTCAACAGGCTATGACGACGACATGGGTCGGCGGTGTCCTTTTCACGGGGGGGCTGATATGGAGTGTTTGTCTGTCGGCACATAACAAGACTGCGATGATACGACTGATGTCGGGACGTAATATCGGCGAAGTGGAGCACCGATTGACCGAAGATAAACATGCCGTTCTCTATCAGCCTGTTTACCGATTGGTCTTCAGCTTGTATGCCAATACGCTTGCTGCACAGCAAATCGACCAGCTCATAACTGCCTCCACCCGAGCAACAGTAGACAGCTGTGAATATAAAAGTCCACATATCGTGTTGATTATCGGCGAAAGTTACGGCAAGCATCATGCCCAGATGTACGGTTATACCATGCCCACCACGCCGCGACAAATACGCCGAGAGCGGAGCGGAAGACTGATAAAGTTCACCGATGTGGTGTCGCCTTGGAACCTGACGAGCTTTGTCTTCAAACATCTTTTTTCGCTTTACGATGTAGGAAGCAAAGGCGAGTGGTGTGACTATCCGCTTTTCCCGGAATTGTTTCGCAAGGCAGGCTATCACGTTACGTTCATCACCAACCAGTTTTTACCCAAGGCCCGTGAAGCGGTCTACGACTTCAGCGGCGGTTTCTTCCTCAATCATCCGGTGCTGAGTCAGGCTCAATTCGATACACGCAACGATCGAGTATATCGTTTTGACGAGAGTCTGCTGGGCGAATACGACCGTTTGCGAGAGCAGAACACCGCGCACAACCTCACCATTTTTCACCTCATGGGACAACATGTGACGTACAAGCAACGCTATCCTACCAACAGAGGACGGTGGACGGGGACCGATTACGAAACCCTGCGACCCGATCTGACGAGACGACAAAGGCAGGTCCTGGCGGAGTATGACAACGCCGTGCTGTACAACGACTCGGTGGTAGATCAGGTGATACGCCGTTTTGAGCGTGAGGAAGCCATCGTCATCTATGTCCCCGATCATGGAGAAGAATGTTATGAAGGCAACCGTGGCTTGATTTGTCGTAATCATTCGGCAGAAATCGACTACGACTTGGCCAAGTATGAATTTGAAATTCCGTTTTGGATATGGTGTTCGCGTCGTTACGTGCTTCGCCATCCCGAGGTCTATCGGGCAGTGATTGAGGCTCGCCACCGCCGATTCATGACCGACGCTTTGCCACATCTGCTGCTCTACCTGGCTGGCATCCACACACGAGATTACAAAGAAGAGAACAACCTTCTGAGTCCGACGTACAACGAACGCCGACCGAGAATTTTGAAAGGAAAAACCGATTATGACACGCTTCATCCCTGA